The following proteins are encoded in a genomic region of Bosea beijingensis:
- a CDS encoding site-specific integrase: MHRNGRYYARLRVPDLLREIVGKRELTKALDADRTIALRLLPSAVHTMQIQLDEARDRAVALSVPVPSKRRPLSVHQMAVAHYGRELERDEMARGRNLSDPVMEAAIRPTYYYALKRAARGGAEDCELAALIQWAVDEFASEGNPVPANGSDDWRALARMLAGVKAETIENQNRRDRGEPDAPPKHPMLVPASQLPSASADPLRARIVGADSSKPLSGILPAMLKEKQAKDATEYEYGVAVRMFEEFMGEGRPVYRITRADVLAYKNALLDTPSNYSKRFPEKPLPEAIKLNGARKTPFPTLSATTINDKWLPRLSALMSWCVDNEIIPDNPARGVKVDTKKGATKAPRVPFTSVDLKAIVAPPLFKGQDFGEKHWTLMIALYSGMRASEIAQLRLKSIRKERGVLVFAIEEETKNQQSVRLTPVHSKLLDLGLDARIAKLKAAGETHLFPEWYGDGQARIAASAGGKRILNQPYSQFIPRWFNRTYLPKVGITDPAKVFHSFRHTFKTAMSVAGVPRAVSDQITGHDDASSGAGYIHDASLDVLKEAVDRVAYELPALRG; the protein is encoded by the coding sequence TTGCACCGCAACGGCCGCTATTACGCCCGGCTTCGTGTCCCTGATTTGTTGCGTGAGATCGTGGGTAAGCGGGAGCTTACCAAGGCGCTGGACGCCGACCGGACCATCGCCTTGCGGCTCCTGCCTTCCGCCGTCCACACCATGCAGATTCAGCTAGACGAAGCTCGCGACCGGGCCGTGGCGCTGAGCGTGCCGGTGCCTTCCAAGCGCCGTCCCTTGAGCGTCCACCAGATGGCCGTGGCGCATTACGGCCGGGAGCTTGAGCGCGATGAGATGGCGCGCGGTCGGAATCTGAGCGATCCGGTTATGGAGGCGGCTATCCGGCCGACCTACTATTACGCGCTGAAGAGGGCGGCGCGGGGAGGGGCCGAGGATTGCGAGCTTGCCGCTCTGATCCAGTGGGCCGTTGATGAGTTCGCGAGCGAGGGCAATCCCGTCCCGGCAAATGGCAGCGATGATTGGCGGGCGCTGGCCCGCATGCTCGCTGGCGTGAAGGCCGAGACGATCGAGAACCAGAACCGGCGCGATCGTGGTGAGCCGGACGCCCCGCCAAAGCACCCCATGCTAGTCCCGGCGAGTCAACTGCCGTCCGCGAGCGCTGATCCGCTGCGCGCCCGCATCGTCGGTGCCGATAGCTCCAAGCCCCTGTCGGGAATCCTCCCAGCCATGCTGAAGGAGAAGCAGGCGAAGGACGCGACCGAATACGAGTATGGCGTCGCCGTCCGCATGTTCGAAGAGTTCATGGGCGAGGGGCGGCCGGTCTATCGGATCACCCGCGCGGACGTGCTGGCCTACAAGAACGCGCTGCTCGATACGCCTTCCAACTACAGCAAACGCTTCCCCGAGAAGCCGCTCCCCGAGGCGATCAAGCTCAACGGCGCCCGGAAGACCCCGTTCCCGACGCTGAGCGCCACGACCATCAATGACAAGTGGCTGCCGCGCCTGTCCGCGCTCATGTCGTGGTGCGTCGATAACGAGATCATCCCCGACAACCCGGCGCGGGGCGTGAAGGTCGATACGAAGAAGGGCGCGACCAAGGCGCCGCGCGTGCCGTTCACGTCCGTTGACCTGAAGGCCATCGTCGCCCCGCCGCTCTTCAAGGGCCAGGACTTCGGCGAGAAGCATTGGACGCTGATGATCGCGCTTTACAGCGGCATGCGCGCGTCGGAGATCGCCCAGCTTCGCCTTAAGAGCATCCGCAAGGAACGCGGCGTGCTGGTGTTCGCTATCGAGGAAGAGACGAAGAACCAGCAGTCGGTTCGCCTCACGCCGGTTCATAGCAAGTTGCTGGACCTTGGCCTTGATGCCCGCATCGCGAAGCTGAAGGCCGCCGGCGAAACCCATCTGTTCCCCGAATGGTATGGGGACGGGCAGGCCCGTATCGCCGCGAGCGCTGGCGGTAAGCGCATTCTCAACCAGCCCTATAGCCAGTTCATCCCGCGATGGTTCAACCGGACCTATCTGCCGAAGGTCGGTATCACCGACCCGGCGAAGGTGTTCCATTCCTTCCGGCACACCTTCAAGACGGCGATGTCGGTGGCTGGTGTGCCGCGTGCTGTTAGCGACCAGATCACCGGGCATGACGATGCGTCGTCCGGCGCCGGCTACATCCATGACGCCTCGCTTGACGTGCTGAAGGAAGCCGTGGACCGGGTAGCCTATGAACTGCCGGCTTTGCGTGGGTGA
- a CDS encoding SH3 domain-containing protein: MICVEAAQRKLLGDASFQHWKSGSCPGTANAVSSAEERILRQRMSINRSVFSTISCRAVVITLAAIAFSTPALATLDGCARVLPTPDGFLALRSGPGLRFAQSGRLIPGDRLWVTDMTCQRIGRSTVCDETGRWMHVSSVRRLDEAKSSTTEGWVSRRYLEMQECE, encoded by the coding sequence ATGATCTGCGTCGAGGCGGCTCAACGCAAGTTGCTCGGCGATGCTTCGTTCCAACACTGGAAATCAGGCTCTTGCCCCGGTACGGCCAACGCTGTTTCATCCGCGGAAGAAAGGATATTGCGGCAACGGATGAGCATCAATCGATCAGTATTTTCGACGATAAGTTGCCGAGCGGTGGTCATCACCCTGGCTGCGATCGCATTTTCCACCCCTGCTCTCGCAACGCTCGATGGCTGCGCAAGGGTGCTGCCGACGCCGGATGGATTCCTGGCGCTGCGTAGCGGTCCCGGGCTTCGCTTTGCCCAGTCTGGACGGCTGATTCCGGGCGACAGACTTTGGGTCACGGACATGACCTGCCAGCGCATCGGTCGATCGACCGTTTGCGACGAGACCGGACGCTGGATGCATGTTTCGAGCGTGCGGCGCCTCGACGAGGCAAAATCGTCAACAACCGAGGGCTGGGTCAGCCGGCGCTATCTGGAGATGCAGGAATGCGAGTAG
- a CDS encoding PilZ domain-containing protein, which translates to MHPPQSQSRLLSPHELLQTIDENISQSRGGIGVISIQIVDVEYFLRKFGAVCVEELTREFAKRLILTISQSGYFCRRPDSTFVVMLSALTSTAMLEMKINQIANEVSFLATVSDLEFRIECVTGACDPSIVEDALSAVERADSSLKRAIARQVSYHIDGPGIDGLPLRYSLARRRRRQNERRGGDRKPVQTRAKCFLEHLNASVECLVLDVSRGGARLRVSDSLVLPDEFDLLMSYEGERKRVRLRWRRQMDIGVEFIKPSGIATA; encoded by the coding sequence ATGCACCCGCCCCAGAGCCAATCGCGGCTACTTTCTCCTCATGAGTTGTTGCAAACAATTGATGAGAATATATCGCAGTCAAGGGGCGGTATCGGTGTCATTTCAATACAAATAGTTGATGTCGAATATTTTTTGCGAAAATTCGGCGCTGTCTGTGTTGAAGAGCTTACGCGTGAGTTCGCAAAGAGACTTATCTTAACGATCTCACAGTCGGGTTATTTTTGTAGAAGACCAGATTCAACTTTCGTAGTTATGTTGAGCGCTCTCACGTCGACAGCCATGCTCGAAATGAAGATCAATCAGATTGCTAATGAAGTAAGTTTTTTGGCGACGGTGAGCGACTTAGAATTCAGGATCGAATGTGTTACTGGTGCCTGCGACCCCAGTATTGTAGAGGACGCTCTATCTGCGGTCGAACGTGCGGATTCATCCTTAAAGCGCGCAATCGCTAGGCAGGTCAGTTACCACATTGATGGCCCCGGCATCGACGGCCTGCCGTTGCGATATTCTTTGGCTCGTCGCCGAAGGCGCCAAAATGAACGCCGGGGTGGTGATCGGAAGCCAGTCCAAACGCGTGCCAAGTGTTTTCTTGAGCACCTAAACGCATCAGTTGAATGCCTAGTCCTTGATGTTTCACGCGGCGGCGCAAGGTTGCGAGTTTCCGATAGCTTGGTGCTCCCCGATGAGTTTGATTTGCTAATGTCCTACGAAGGTGAACGTAAGCGCGTGCGCTTGCGGTGGCGGAGGCAAATGGACATCGGCGTCGAATTTATAAAGCCTAGTGGGATTGCTACAGCTTAG